In Archangium violaceum, the following are encoded in one genomic region:
- a CDS encoding phage baseplate assembly protein V — MSDLVTIIRALIRDELASLRLGDIGVVTSSFPHADGDENNLECNVKLRESDVELRKVPIVTPHIGMVSAPRTGELVLISYVAGDPNRPIVVGRLYSDEVNPPVHEADEWRVVAPPGGTTSIAIDKDQSIVFTAGENVVTIKQDDVITIQGKADLTIQVDGNVELKCQDCKIDASGNIDLGSSGSGVITEKSHKCYFTGEALKGSQSVKAK, encoded by the coding sequence ATGAGCGACCTCGTGACCATCATCCGTGCCCTCATCCGCGACGAGCTCGCGAGCCTGCGCCTCGGCGACATCGGCGTGGTGACCAGCTCCTTCCCCCATGCGGACGGGGACGAGAACAACCTCGAGTGCAACGTGAAGCTGCGCGAGAGCGACGTGGAGCTGCGCAAGGTGCCCATCGTCACCCCGCACATCGGGATGGTGAGCGCGCCGCGTACGGGAGAGCTGGTCCTCATCTCCTACGTGGCAGGGGATCCCAACCGCCCCATCGTGGTGGGCCGGCTCTACTCGGACGAGGTCAACCCGCCCGTCCACGAGGCGGACGAGTGGCGCGTCGTGGCGCCTCCGGGGGGCACCACCTCCATCGCCATCGACAAGGACCAGTCCATCGTCTTCACCGCCGGGGAGAACGTGGTGACGATCAAGCAGGACGACGTCATCACCATCCAGGGCAAGGCGGACCTGACCATCCAGGTGGACGGCAACGTCGAGCTCAAGTGCCAGGACTGCAAGATCGACGCGTCCGGCAACATCGACCTGGGCAGCAGTGGCAGTGGCGTCATCACCGAGAAGAGCCACAAGTGCTACTTCACCGGCGAGGCGCTCAAGGGCTCGCAGAGCGTGAAGGCGAAGTGA
- a CDS encoding baseplate J/gp47 family protein has translation MSLESLDTSFSAIVDRLLSNLGPGLDTNTGSMARTLAESYAREMATFYVMLELAHRSGYVDTAEGDALDNVVAVLGIDRARAGRLTGEVEFSRNSPAPDDIGIPAGRLVTGLPSDSTPLPLFETLEDATLRRGETRVTVRVQQVQDDAKDAKKAPPVIDPGKLIVMPRPVLGIEAVTNRAPIRRTGEDETDESFRARARTALRDGEKGTLEAIASAVRQQGVQRVTVREPPDAPAGVVDVLVGDPDFSQDPSGVQRVWDAIRGSKAAGIQVRLQYARTIYFQVELQIEPADPDVDEAAFDRLRRELQQSLSRFAQGLPAGETVRRRKLEAVLYANPAVRHIDGLRVLTYVWGVDRDDPQKSALVLEAKSREYGPDRDWRLDNLETVAIDLEKKPPLISRLRPSIYRIDLVVSARRADPRTPEQIRQALRGAVEQYAARLAKEAQATNKPQAILWEDLQMTLKQQAEVEQLLSAVVTPDDGLAQVLAQSSGKQAALTLDQGTRMELGGAEMVGLG, from the coding sequence TTGAGCCTCGAATCGCTCGATACCTCGTTCAGCGCCATCGTCGACCGGCTGCTGTCGAACCTCGGGCCGGGTCTCGACACGAACACCGGGAGCATGGCGCGCACCCTGGCGGAGTCCTACGCGCGGGAGATGGCCACCTTCTACGTCATGCTCGAGCTCGCCCACCGCTCGGGCTATGTCGACACGGCCGAGGGCGATGCCCTGGACAACGTCGTGGCCGTGCTGGGCATCGACCGCGCCCGGGCGGGCCGGCTCACCGGAGAGGTGGAGTTCAGCCGCAACTCGCCCGCGCCGGATGACATCGGCATTCCCGCGGGCCGGCTGGTGACGGGTCTGCCCTCGGACTCCACGCCCCTGCCCCTGTTCGAGACCCTGGAGGACGCCACGCTCCGCCGGGGAGAGACGCGGGTCACCGTCCGGGTGCAGCAGGTCCAGGACGACGCGAAGGACGCGAAGAAGGCGCCCCCCGTCATCGATCCCGGAAAGCTCATCGTGATGCCCCGGCCCGTGCTGGGCATCGAGGCCGTCACCAACCGCGCTCCCATCCGTCGCACCGGAGAGGACGAGACGGACGAGAGCTTTCGCGCCCGGGCCCGCACCGCCCTGCGGGATGGAGAGAAGGGCACGCTCGAGGCCATCGCCTCCGCCGTGCGCCAGCAGGGCGTCCAGCGGGTGACCGTGCGCGAGCCGCCAGACGCTCCCGCCGGGGTGGTCGACGTGCTGGTGGGAGATCCCGACTTCAGCCAGGACCCCAGCGGCGTCCAGCGGGTCTGGGACGCCATCCGTGGCTCCAAGGCCGCCGGCATCCAGGTGCGGCTCCAGTACGCGCGCACCATCTACTTCCAGGTCGAGCTCCAGATTGAGCCCGCGGACCCGGATGTGGACGAGGCCGCGTTCGACCGACTGCGGCGCGAGCTCCAGCAATCCCTCTCCCGCTTCGCCCAGGGTCTGCCCGCGGGCGAGACGGTGCGCCGCCGCAAGCTCGAGGCCGTCCTCTACGCCAACCCGGCCGTCCGCCACATCGACGGCCTGCGCGTGCTCACCTACGTCTGGGGTGTCGATCGGGACGATCCCCAGAAGTCCGCGCTCGTCCTCGAGGCGAAGAGCCGGGAGTACGGGCCCGATCGTGACTGGCGGCTCGACAACCTCGAGACGGTGGCGATCGACCTGGAGAAGAAGCCACCGCTCATCTCCCGGCTGCGGCCGTCCATCTACCGCATCGACCTGGTCGTCTCCGCCCGGCGCGCCGATCCGCGCACGCCCGAGCAGATCCGCCAGGCGCTGCGCGGCGCGGTGGAGCAGTACGCGGCCCGGCTCGCCAAGGAGGCGCAGGCCACGAACAAGCCCCAGGCGATCCTCTGGGAGGACCTCCAGATGACGCTCAAGCAGCAGGCCGAGGTGGAGCAGCTGCTCTCCGCGGTGGTCACCCCGGATGACGGCCTCGCCCAGGTGCTGGCGCAGTCCAGCGGGAAGCAGGCGGCCCTCACCCTCGATCAGGGCACGCGCATGGAGCTCGGCGGCGCCGAGATGGTGGGATTGGGATGA
- a CDS encoding DUF2634 domain-containing protein: MADELKTDLKLAFKDTGEIDLDWSTDTGAATVSGKDNLVQALTMRLIVYRGHLEQLGHGRYGSRVADLIGEPLDRQNLELLRRYVRQALKEDPRVQEVTSLRVSARPDLPGAVDVRASVRAITGDEVELGLALDLG, translated from the coding sequence ATGGCGGACGAGCTGAAGACAGACTTGAAGCTGGCCTTCAAGGACACGGGCGAGATCGACCTCGACTGGAGCACCGACACCGGGGCGGCCACGGTGAGCGGCAAGGACAACCTCGTCCAGGCCCTGACGATGCGGCTGATCGTCTACCGGGGGCACCTGGAGCAGCTCGGCCATGGCCGCTACGGCAGCCGGGTGGCGGACCTCATCGGCGAGCCGTTGGATCGCCAGAACCTCGAGCTGCTGCGCCGCTACGTGCGCCAGGCGCTCAAGGAGGACCCGCGCGTCCAGGAGGTGACGTCCCTGCGCGTCAGCGCCCGTCCCGATCTGCCGGGAGCGGTGGATGTGCGGGCCAGCGTCCGGGCCATCACTGGCGACGAAGTGGAGCTGGGCCTCGCGCTCGACCTCGGGTGA